CGGCCCTTTCCTAGGGTGGGAGTACCAGCTTTCCCTGCCCAGTTCTTATCACCCCAGGATGGTCTCAACGATGAAACGCATCGCCCTGCTGAAGGAGCGCCAGGCCTCTGCCGGCGCCGCCTCCACCGCCACCGGTTCCCACTGCCCGGCCTCCGGCCTCTGGAGCCCCGACATCGATCCCCACACTGTCCTGTCCTTCTTCGAGGGCCACGTGTTCCCGGCATTCGACGGCGTGCCCACTGTCTGGCGGCGCCGCAGCCCCGGCACGGCAAACTAGGTCCTGCCTTAAACACAACTGGCCCGCAGCCAACATCGTCAGGAACGTGTTGGCTGCGGGTCAGCCGTGTTTGGCGTTAGTGCTCTTCCAGGCGGAAGCCAATCTTGATGGTGACCTGCCAATCTGCGACCTTTCCGTCCTCCAGGTGGCCGCGGACCTCCTTGACCTCAAACCAGTCGAGGTTCCGCAGGGTCTGGGATGCCTTGGCAATGCCGTTGCGGACGGCGTCGTCCACGCCCTCGGTGGAGGTGCCGACAATTTCAGAAATGCTGTACGTGTGGTTGGACAACTTCGCTCCTCGTGATCGTCGATGCTCCCGGTTGCGGGCCGTTCCTGAAGCCTAGTAGGACTGCGGGAGCGTTGAACAGGGGCCCGGGGCAATCAGGACCGTGGCACGGGAGGCTACTTGGAGTCCAGCACCAGCTGCTTCAAGTCATCGAGCGTCTGCTGCATGTGCGCGTCCATGGCCTGGCGTGACCGGTCAGGGTCACGGGATTCCAAGGCCTCGGCAATGTTCTGGTGATGGCCGATTGCGTGCTCCTGGATCGCAGGGACAGCGGAGGTCTCGGTCCTGCGCTTTTCCAGCACGCGATGCAGCGGCTCAAACAGGACCGACACGAACACATTCCCGGATGCGCGCAGGATGACGTCATGGAAGGCAAGGTCCGCTTCCACGAAAGCGGCAACATCGTTGATGCTGTGGGCGGCCTTCATCGCGGAAATGTAGTTGAAAAGGGAGGTGATGTCTTCCTCGACAATCCGTCCTGCG
This region of Arthrobacter sp. DNA4 genomic DNA includes:
- a CDS encoding FadR/GntR family transcriptional regulator; the encoded protein is MARKSLVGVVADELLDRIIEGEFPPGSTVPGEHELSARHEVSRMTVREAMKTLQAQRILSVERGRGTFVNPLSRWASLEAVLRAASEGKNDADASIQLIELRRMLETGACELAAGRIVEEDITSLFNYISAMKAAHSINDVAAFVEADLAFHDVILRASGNVFVSVLFEPLHRVLEKRRTETSAVPAIQEHAIGHHQNIAEALESRDPDRSRQAMDAHMQQTLDDLKQLVLDSK
- a CDS encoding dodecin, with protein sequence MSNHTYSISEIVGTSTEGVDDAVRNGIAKASQTLRNLDWFEVKEVRGHLEDGKVADWQVTIKIGFRLEEH